One Alnus glutinosa chromosome 3, dhAlnGlut1.1, whole genome shotgun sequence genomic region harbors:
- the LOC133862944 gene encoding early nodulin-like protein 18 — protein MATATMANLTAIIALLIAAAPPSTAYTNHTVGDAAGWFFDTAANTSATNYSNWAVNQTFNLGDFLIFNTSSNMTVIQTSNDTTYLSCSMDDSQDDDTFQYYGGDQQFEKALTVAVPLIVEGTNYYFSDADDSIQCQRGMAFEIRVQHGLGLPPSLNQPPPPPYIEPPGPGSAPPPPITVTPSQGNGGFRAAANVRGVFSVLLHLLPFSILIF, from the exons ATGGCGACGGCGACAATGGCGAATCTGACGGCCATCATTGCGCTCCTGATCGCCGCCGCTCCTCCTTCCACCGCTTACACCAACCATACAGTGGGCGACGCCGCCGGGTGGTTCTTCGATACCGCCGCCAACACTTCCGCCACCAATTACTCCAACTGGGCCGTTAACCAGACCTTCAATCTCGGAGACTTTCTCA TTTTCAATACGAGTTCGAACATGACGGTGATCCAGACCTCCAACGACACCACCTACCTGAGCTGCTCCATGGACGACTCTCAGGACGACGACACGTTCCAGTACTACGGGGGCGACCAGCAGTTCGAGAAGGCGTTGACAGTAGCAGTTCCGTTGATCGTCGAGGGCACCAACTACTACTTCTCCGACGCCGACGACAGTATCCAGTGCCAGCGTGGCATGGCCTTCGAGATCCGGGTTCAGCATGGCCTCGGCTTGCCGCCCAGCCTCAACCAGCCGCCGCCGCCGCCCTACATCGAGCCTCCTGGACCCGGCTCCGCTCCGCCTCCGCCTATCACCGTCACTCCATCTCAGGGGAACGGTGGCTTCAGGGCCGCCGCTAACGTGCGCGGCGTCTTCTCTGTTCTCCTTCATCTATTGCCgttttctattttaatattcTAG